In the Streptomyces sp. WMMC940 genome, CCAGCAGTTCGTCGGCGATGGCATGGCCGATCGAGTCGGTCACCGGGTCGGGTTGCCACGCCCACTGTCCGTTGGGGTTGCACTCGAGGAAGTACCAGTCGCCGGCGGGCGTGACGGCGAAGTCGAAGGCGCCGAAGACCAGCCGGAAGGTGGTGAGGTACACGGACACCGAGCGCGCGATCCGGGCGGGGACGGCGATCGGCGTGCACTCCATGAGGGACTGCCGTTGACGCCAGTCCAGGTCCGGACTGTCGATGCGGACCGCGAACACCCGGCTGCCGACAGCTGTGAGCCGTACGTCGAACGCCTTCTCCACCTTGGCCTGGAACAGATGCGGGCAGACGGCCACGGCGGGCGTGATCTCGTGCGGGCGCACTTCGCGAACCCATACCTGTCGTGCCCTGCCGTCGATCGCAAAGGGCGTGTTCCACAAGGGCTTGTAGACCACGGCACCGGAGTGCCGGGCGGCGAACTCTCGGGCATGTTCATGGTCGTTGGTGATCAGCGTGGACGGGACGGACAGGCCGCTGCGCCGTGCGGTGGCCAGCTGGGCCGGCTTGTACTCGGCCGCCCGGTTGCTCCACGGGTGGTTGACGTAGTGGGCTCCGGGAAGCGACGCCAGGATGCCGCCGACGCCCCACAGGGACTGGGAGGCAGCGAACCGGCGCTCCTGAGCGCCCAGTTCGGGCGGTCCCTCGTAGGGGGAGGGACGGCGTGTCCAGACGGAGCGCACCTCGGCGAGGTCGAGCTCGCGGGTCGGCGTGCGCAAGGTGCCGCGCTGATCACCGGTACGATACGTGGCGGTGAGCGCGGCACCTGTGTGCAGGTCCGTGCCGGGGTCGAGACGGACCACCGGGACCTGGCGTTCCGCGAGGATGCGCAGGACCACGTCAGCCGTCACGTCGTGGAGGCTTGTCAGTACCAGCACGGGCCCGATCGGGCGTGTCGTCATCAGTCGTGGTCGGAGTCCGACGAACTGTCCGAGTCATAGCTGTCGGCCCAGCCGGTGCTCGTGGAGCTCGACGTGCCACTGCCCGTTTGGTGGTGGAGCTCGACCGCCTGGCCGTGTTCGTCGATCACGACGGCCATCTGGGTCTCCGGGTCGATCACCGCGGTGAGCAGGGGAACCGGCCGCGTCTCGGCATACGGTGCCATGCGGGTGACGCCCCAGGGTGCACCGGCGTTTCGCGTTGTCATCGTTCGTCTCCTTCGCTTCCGACTGTTCGGGGGCTCGCTTCCTCCGCGGGGGAGGTCTCCGGGTTCCTGCTCACTCTCGGCGCATGAAGTCGATCTCAACCGACGCGAGGAACGGCTGTACGCTGACGCACTCCCAGCCGATCGGCTCCACGGCCGCGATGATCTTGTCGATCTCCTTGCGGACCGCCTTCATGGACACCCTGGCCCGGCTGTCGACGTCGAACCCGGCGACGAAGAGCGCGTCGCCTCTGCGATAGGCGGTTCTGGCGTCCGAAACGAGTTTCTGCATACGCCAGGCATGTACAAGCCCCATGTGGGTCCTCTTCGTTGTGGATGCGGGCGCGGCTCACACGATGAGCGATGAGTCCATGCTGGCAAGGGGCGTTGAAATGCGGATGAAATCCCGCTTCATCGGCCGGACGCGGCGGCAGCGGTGCGGCGGGGAGACGAGGAACAGCCGCCCGTGACGGATGCGGGCTTACGCAGGTTCACCGGATGCGGTGCGGGAGCGGGCGACGGCCCGTTCGAACCGGTCGCGCGCCTGGACGAGGTCCTCCGTCGCGGCCTGGTGCCAGCCCAACCGGTTACGGATCTCGGCCTTCAGCCCGGCGCCGGGCCGTCCGCCGACCGCCGCGCGTGCCTCGGCGTGGAAGCGGGCCGCTCCGGCCGGGTTGCCCAGGCACTCCTCTGCGGCGGCGAGCCTGCCGAGGACCGCAGCGAGGAGGGGGGTGTCCCCCACCCGCTCGGCGAGTTCGGCTGCCCTGGTCAGCGCGTCAGCGGCCTGCACGTGGTGCCCGCGGTCCAGCTGGAGCGTACCCATACGGAAGAGCGTCTTGCTCAGGATCCGGGGCCTGCCGATCCTCTCGGCGAGACCGACCGCCGCCGCGTAGCACTCCTGCGCCTCGTCCTTCTCTCCCACCTGATGGTGGACGGCGCCCACATTGGCCAGGTACATCACGGCGAGCCAGTCGTCGTCCACCGCCCGGGACAGGTCAGCGGACTCGGCCAGGAGCGCAGCGGCCTCGGCCGGCTCCCCTGCCGCGTTCGCGAAAATGCCGAGGGACCCCAGAGCCCGTGCCTGCTCGAGGACGTCTCCGGTGCGGCGGCTGATCCGAAGCGCTTCGCCCAGCCAGCGGCGCGCCTGGCCGTAGTGCCCCTGCAGCCCGTACGCGATGCCCATGCAGGTACGCAGTTGGGAGACCATGCGCTGGTCGGTGAGCTGCTCCGTGAGCGGCAGTACGATCTCGACGGCGGCCCGGCACTCGTGGTACCGGCCCTGCCGGGTGAAGTAGTCGCACAATCCCTCGGCGATCCGGCCGGCGTCGTCCACGTGGCCCGCGGCCGCCGCCTGGGCGACCACGTCGACCAGTTCGCCGCCCGCCGCATCCAGCCATGCCGTCGCCTCCTCCCCGTGGGCGAAGGGCGCCGTGTCGGCCCTCGGGCCGGTGGGGAACGCGACGGGGCCCCAGTCGCTCGCACGGCGGGCGGCGGCCACGTAGAGCCGGAAGACCCCGGCCCGCGCCGCGGCGGCTTCTGCGGGGTGCGCTGCGGCGACGCGCCGGGCGTAGACCGCGACCAGGTCGTGCAGGCGGTGGCGTCCCGTGACGGCCTCCTGGACGAGACTCGCCTCGACCAGGCTCTCCAGGACGCGCTCGGCGGCGGACGGGGGGAGGCCGAGCAGGGCGGCCAGGGTCAGCCGATCGAAACTCACGGTGGGCGAGAGGCCCAGTACGCGAAACGCCCGACCCTGCGCGTCGGGAAGCTGATCGTAGGAGACCTGGAAGGCCGCCTCCACACTGCGGTCCTCGACCGCGAGTTCCGCGAGACGGTGCTCGTCGTCGGCCAGCCGGACCACCATGCGCTCCAGCGCCCACAGCGGGCGGCTCTGCATCCGGGCCCCGACGACCCGCAGAGCCAGCGGCAGCCGGTCGCACAGGCGGGCCAGTTCGCGCACCGCGGCACGCTCCGGATCGGACCCCGTGCCGCCGACGACACCGGTCAGCAAGGCCTCCGCCTCGTCCGTCTCCAGCGGCGCCAGCGAAATCCTGCGATCGACGTCGAGCCCGGTCAGCCGCCGGCGACTGGTCACCAGCACGAGGCTGCCCGGACCGGCGGGCAGCAGTGGGCGCACCTGTTGTGCGGCGCGTGCGTCGTCGAACACCACCATGAGCCGGAGGAAGGCGGTGGCCGCTCTCCAGGACGCCGCCAGGCCCTCGACGTCCCCCGAAGGATCGTCGCCGCCTTCCGTGAGGTCGCCGACCGCCCGCAGCAATCGGCGCAGCACGCGCTCCTGCACAGCTGGTTCCCGTCCCGGCCGGTGGCCGCCCAGGTCCACGAACAAGCAGCCGTCCGGGAAACGGTCGCGTACCGCTCGCGCGGCGCGCACCACGAGCGCGGTCTTGCCGACTCCGGCCATGCCGTCCACCGCACGGACTGTCACCGCCTGCTCGTCCATCGGCGCGAGGAGCGCGTCCAACTCGTGGTCGCGTCCGGTAAAACCGCTGACGTCGACCGGTAGTTCGTCCCGCAGACACCGAAGGGGGGGCGCGGCCGGCGGCCGCCGGTCTGCCGATCGGCTCGCCGGCGGGGGTGCGCCGACGAGGAGAGCCTCATCGGCGCGCAGCACTGCCTCGTGGACCCGCCGCAGTTCACCGCCCGGCTCCACTCCCTGTTCCTCCACCAGACGGCGGCGCACCTTGGCGAACACGGACAGTGCGTCGGCTTGCCGGTCGGCGGCGTAGAGGGCGCGCATCAACAGGGCGGCCACAGACTCGTTGTGGGGGTGCGTCGCGGACAGAGCGAAGAGCTCCGCGACGACCTCGGCGTGCCGGCCCAGCCGCAGCTGGCACCCCACCTTGTCCCGCACCAGCACGAGCCCGTACTCCGTCAGCCGTAGACGCTCCGCCTCGGCGAACGGCCCGGGGAGCGCCGACAGGGGTTCACCGTGGAACAGATTCAAAGCGGCGGACCACGCACTCACCGCGGCGGCCAGATCACCTGAGTCCCGCGCGCTGTGGGCCTCCTCGACGATCTCCCTCAGTCGGGCCACGTCCGTCCGGACGCTTCGCGCATCCAAGCGGTAGCCACCCCGGTCGGTCACGATCACGGCCCCGGAGGTACTCCCTGCTTCCGGTGCCAGACGCCGGCGCAGCTGGTGCACATAGACCGGGATGACCTTGGCACCGGTGCCCGGCGGCTCCGGGCCCCATACACCGTCGAGCAGCTGCTGCCGGCTGACGGTGGTGCCCGGCCGCAGCAGCAGCGCCGCCAGCAAGGCCTGTTGGCGCACCGGACCGAGGTCCAGCCGCTCGTCGCCGCGCCAGGCCCGGAGCGGACCGAGCACGGCGAACCGGAGCGGAGTGCCGTGCGTCGACAGGTCCCCGTTGGATGGCACGCTGGGGAGTATAGGGCGCCGCGTTCCCCCGCTCACAGGGGCCGGATTTCATGCGGCAGCCGGGCGACAGAGGCACGGGACTCCCTTGAGGGGGGCGCCGATGACGTCGATCAAGCCGTGCCGCGCACCAAGCCTTCCGAGCAGGGCACCGGGCCCGCAGCAGGCCGCTGCCGCGGCGCGGACCGCACACCGTCCGGCCCGTAACCGCACGGGGACTTGCGTCTCCGGCGACCAACTCCCTTGGACGACCAGCTTCAGGTTCCGAGCACGAACGACTCGCCGGGCATCCGCCGCCCCCGACTCCGCGGAACCACGGTGTGCTCGGAGAACCTGACCCGCGGCCCGAAGTCCGTCCGGCCGGCTCCGGCGCGCTCGCGAAGGGCGGTGGACGACGGCCCCCGAGCCGAGGGGCCTGTGCACGGCTGACGGAAGGCGCCTGCCCCGCCTCGAGTCTCCTCGTGGTCCCACGTCAGTCGTGCAGGAGCCCCGAGGCCGTCAGCGTCCGCGAAGGGGGCGTCCCGTAGGCCCGTCCGTACACGGCGGAGAAGGCGTGCGGGTCGCCCCAGCCCCAGCGTGCGGCGATCGTCTCCACCGATTCGCCCTCCCCCGGCTCTGCCGTGCGGAGTTCGCGGTGCGCGCGTTCCAGGCGAACCCGGCGCAGGTAGCCCATGGGAGTCGTGTCGTGGAAGTGGCGGAAGCCGTCGTGGAGGGTCCTGGCGGAGACCCCCGCCGCCGCGGCCAGGTCCGTGAGCGTGATCGGACGGTGGGCGTGGTCGTGGATGTACTGTGCCGCGCGGTCAACCGTCGCCTCACCGACGTTGCCGGTGCCGGAGGCCAGTGGGTCGTGCTCGGTGTAGCTGTTCGGGAACATCGACAGGGCCACCGCCGCGACCATGCGGGCCGCCGCGTCGCGCGACAGGAGGGTTCCGGCCGCGCTGTCCTCGCCGAGCAGATCCCATGCCCGGTGCGTCGCGGCCTCCCAGACCGCGGCGTGCGCGGCCGGCGCCGGCTCCTGGGGCCGCGGCATCCGCATCGGCTCGCGCGGCTCCTCCTCGCCCAGGCCCGCGACGTCGCGCAGCAGTTCCGGCTCCATGCGCGCGGTGCGTGACTCGACGTGGTCGGCGTGCGTGCGGTGGGGCATGTCCGGCCGGCCGGCGGGCATCACGTCCCCCTTCACCCATCTGGTGTCGGTACCGGCGCAGTCGACGTCCTGGCGCCCGGAGAGGAGTTGCGTCATCAGCAGGTGCGGCCCGGGTTCCAGGAAGTAGTGTGCCTCCGCCGGAATCCGCACCGAGTCCAGCGCCAGTTCGGCCGTCGCACGCCGCTCGTGCCGGAACGGCGCGCGGGAGGACGTCGTCGGCGCGCCCATACGGATGTCCGTACCGTAGGCGGAGGCCAGATACGCCCTGCCCTGTTCCGCATCCGTCGTCGAGAAGACACTGCGGACCACGTCGTCACGGCTGGTGGCACTCATCGTGTTTCGCCTCGCTTCGCGGGGCTGCCCCGCCCCGCCTCGGCCGCGGCGGTCGGAGAGGCGAGCCCGTATGCCCTCTTTCCGACGGTACGCCGACGCCCCGTGCCGGGCGATCCAGGGCTGGGAGGGCTTCCGTGCCGGTGGCCACTCGTCGGGTCCCTCCAGGCCGGTCGGACTCCGTGCCTGTGGCCACTCGCCGGGTGCGGTCAGGTGGAGAGTACCGAGTCGTCCTCCGGGCGCGCGCCCGGGAGATGGAAGCGTGCGGCGATGAGTGCCGCGTCGACGTCGCTCGTCCCCGTGGACACGCACAGGGTGTACGCCACGTCCTCCATGCGCCGGCGCACGGGCTCGCTGCCGTTCTCGGCGTGCAGGAGCCGGAGCGTCTCGTACTGTTCCACGAGGTTGTCCAGGACCGCAGGGTGTGCCATCAACATCGAAAGTCGCCTCGCTTCGGCCGGAGGACCACCACCCGGGTGCCGCGGTTCGCGCCTGCCGCGACCGGCGCCCCGAACCCGGCTCGACCCGATCCTCCGCGGTCACCGGCTGCACGCGGCAAGCAGTTCCCTTTACCGTACAACCGCTGCCGGACCCCCGTACGGTCGTCGCTGCCCGTGTCACCCGGGACACGGACGGGGACGCCCCGGTGCGGGGGCCGTCCCGCAGGTTCGCGCGCCGTGTCGGGGCCCGGTTCGGCGGGTAGGCGCAGGGCGGGGAGGAACGAACCGCGCCCACCGGGACGGCCCGGCGATCGGCGCGGAACCCGGTCCAGCGAACGCGGGAGGTCCTCATGTCACACCGGACCGGAACGGAGCCCGTCACCGCCCGGAGCGCGCTGACCCTGCGCCTGGTGCTCTCACTCGTCGCCGTGCCCGTCTTCGTGGCGGGTACCGTCCTGTTCGCGGCCTGGGCCGGGGCGTCCGGACCCCTGGACTCCCCGACCCCGGGAGTGCTCGTCGCGCTGGCCGTGGTGTGCGGGGTCCTCGCGCTGGTCGCGGCGGTGGACCTGCTCGTGGTCGGGCGGCGGCTCTCGCACGGGAAGCACGACGGCCGGCACACCGGGTGATCTTCTGGGCCGTGTCGCCGTTTGCAGTCCCGAATGCCGGATATTCGCCGGGTATGACACGCAGGTCAGGACCGGCGGACGACACGGGACGCGAAGCCGGGCACGAAGCCGGGGACCGTGAGGACCGGGACCGCCACGGTCCGGCGGAGGCGGTACGGCGCCGCGCGCCGGACGAGCCCACCGGGATGCCCCGGAAGTCCTGGGCGGCCGTAGTCCGCGGCACGATCAAGGAGTTCCGCGAGGACGAACTGATCGACCGGGCAGCGGCCCTGACCTACTACGGAATCCTGTCGCTGTTCCCGGCCCTGCTCCTCCTCGTGGCGCTGCTCGGTGCCGCGGGCGAGCGGCTCACCACCCAGATCCTGGACATGGTCAGACAGCTGGCCCCGGGTCCCGCACGCGAGATCCTGACCGGCGCGGTGCAGCAGTTGCAGGGGAACACGGGGCTCGGGTCGGCGCTGGCCGTCATCGGTCTGGTCACGGCGCTGTGGGCGGCCTCCGGCTACGTCGGGGCGTTCATCCGCGCGTCGAACACGGTGTACGACGTGCCGGAGGGCCGGCCGTTGTGGAAGGTCGCCCGGCTGCGGCTGGGCCTGACGGTCGTCCTGATGGTGCTCGCGGTGGTCAGCGGCGCGATCGTGGTGTTCACGGGCGGTCTGGCCCGCAGGACCGGCGAGGGGCTCGGCATCGAGGAGACCACGGTCACGGTGTGGTCGATCGCCAAGTGGCCGGTGCTCGTCGTCCTGGTCACGCTGATGATCGCGCTCCTCTACTGGGCGGCGCCGAACGCCCGCGGCCACGGCTTCAAATGGATCACCTCGGGCAGTGCCCTCGCCGTGCTCATCTGGCTGGCGGCCTCGGGCGGGTTCGCGCTGTACGCGTCCCGATTCGGCTCCTACAACAGGATCTACGGCACCCTCGCCGGCGTCATCATCTTCCTGGTGTGGCTGTGGATCACCAACCTCGCCATTCTGCTCGGGCTGGAGTTCGACGCCGAGCTCGCGCGCCAGCGGGCGATCGCCGGCGGTCATCCGGCGGACGCGGAGCCGTACGTCGAGCCCCGGGACACCTCGGCGTGGAGCGAGGAGGACGAGCGCCGGGCGGGATGCTGAGCGCTCCGCGTCGGGAGTACGCCCTGGCCCGGAGCGGGAGTAGCACCGGCCCGGGGGCGCACACGCGCCGTTCCCCGAACACGGGTGCGCCGGCCTCGGGGCACGGTAGAGCCGCTCCGAGACCGGGGATCCACCCCGCGTGCGAGACCGGCACGCCCCGGACGGTGAGACGGCCCGGAGTCGGTGCCCGGCGATCCGTTCCGCGGCCCTCCGGCCGCCGACCGGACCGCCGGGCGCCGAAGGCCCGGCCCGTGTGCGCCCGTTGAGTGCGGGTAACCGCTCCGGAGACACCGGATCCCGAAGAGAGCAGGTGACACCGTGGTGGCATCGACGGTGCGGACGGACGCGAAGACCCGGATCAGCGCGCGGGCCTCGACCGTCGCCGCGCAGGCCAAGGAGAAGGCGCTGCGGGCGACGGCGCGGGCGCGCGGGAGGTCGGTCGCGTCCCCGGCCACGAGGCGGCACGGGACGGTGACCGGGGCACGGAACCCGGACGCCCGCCCCGGAGAACGGGCCCTCGCCCTCGCTGGTGCGGCACGGCGGCGGCCCGGTACGGCTCTGGCGGCGGCCGGCGTCGCCGCAGCGGGGCTGATGGTGCTCGCCGGAGCGCGGCGCCGGAGGAAGGACCGTTGAGCTCCGTGGGCAGGAAGCGCCGTTGACGTCCGTCGGACGGTGTCGCCGCACGTCATCCGTGCGACGACACCTCCGGCGGACGGCTCCCGGCCGGGTGGCCGGCTTTCGGCGGTCGCCCGTGGTCGACCGCCGACCGAACGCCCGATCGCGGTCGGCCGCCGCGGCCTCCTGGGGGACGGCTCCCGGCAGCGCCCGTTGACGGGCGCACCACCGACGGACGGGGCGCCACGGACGTCCGGCGCGGACCACGCCGCCGACGGGCGACGAGCTGCGACCCGCCGACGTGGACCCGCGCCGCCAGTGCCCCTCCCGGCAAGCCGTGCCCCGTCACGCCGCCCCGGACGGTCCCTCGCCGTCGAGCCGGAGTCGCTGGTGGCGGAAAGCCCTGGTCGCGGAAACCACCGGGGCTTCCGGCGGCCGTGCGGCGCAGGCACCGGCCCTGCCCCGACGGGCGAACATCGGCGGTGCCGCTAGGCCGTGTTGGGAGAGTCCTCCCGGCCCGCGACACCTGGCACGCACTCCCCCGTAGCCCTTCGGGCACGAGAGGTACCCCCACGCGGCGTCGTCGGAGTCATCCGAGTACGTCCAGCGGGAGGACGACCCCCCGCGTTGCGATCGCACGCACCGGACGCCGCAGGCCCCACCCTGCGGGCGGACGGAGCCGCGCTCGCCACCCGCCCTAGAAGGTGCCGTAGTTGACCTGCCAGGTCGGCAGGCCCATACGCCGCCAGACGGCCACGACACGGTCGCGGTCGTCGAGCGAGACGCGTACCGCGAAACGGCTGCGGACGTGGCGGTCGAAGAGTTCGGCCTTCACGACGTCGTCGCGCCGGTGGTCACCGGCCGCGCGCATCCACAGCTCGTCGTAGGGCACGTCGTACCGCGCCAGCCATGCCTCCGTCCGCTCCCTGTGCTCCTCGCCGCGGCCCGACAGCAGCACGATCACATCGCCGTCGGCACGGCGGAAGGAGCCGAGTGCGTCGCGGACCGGCACATTCAGCAGGTCCTCCTCGCAACGGGTGAAGTCGTAGGGCCCCCGGTCGCCCCGGAGGGCGAGGGTGCCGTCGATGTCGCACATCACCGCCGTCGGCAGCGCGGGGTCCGCGGCGTACGGCTCGACCGCCGGCTGGTCGTTGAGCCACTCCGCGGTCAGCCGCCAGCCGCCCCGGGTGGCCTTGACGTGCTTCTCGGCGAGGATCCGGATGATCTCCTCGCCCACCGCCCGCTCCCGTCCGGCGTCGCGCCGGACGCACTCCTCCACGGGTACGTCCGTGAAGTCGTGCACGACGAAGGTCGCCTGCCCGGCAACCGCAGCCTTCAGCCGCTTCGGGATGTGCGGCGTGAGGTGGGTGTTGTCCACGACGACGTCGAAGCCGCCCTCGACGGCCGCCCGCACCGCGGCGTCCTGGATCGCCAGAACGGTCTGCTCGTGGGCGTGCGACCGGCCGCGCTCGGGCGCCGGCACGTCGAGCATCCGACGCAGGTCGTCGAGGTTGACGCGGCGCATCCTGCCCTCGGCACCGGCCTGCAGTTCGCGGGCGGCGGTGGTCTTGCCCGAGGCCGGGAGGCCGGTCATGACGTGTACTACGGGCACTTTCAGTTCTCCTCGTCGGACGTGAACGGGTCGGACGCCTCGGGCCGGACGGACCGGTACGTCATCAGCTCGGTGGGACGGCCGTCCAGGCGCTGGAACATGGCGGGCCGCACCGCGGGATCGGGCAACGTCTTCGCGGCACGCGCGAACGCGCCCCGGTCCCCGGCGAGATGGGCGATGGAGCGGTAAGCGTCGTCGATGGCGCGCTCGCGCTCCGCCACCTCGGTGTCGATCCGCGCGATCACCTCCCGCACCCAGGCGTCGAACTCGTCGGGCACCTGCTCCAACAGCGCGTCCAGGGGCCTGCCGCCGGACGCCTCGATATCGGCCGCGGAGCAGTTGAGTGCCTGGGCCAGCTGCTTGGCGGGTCTCCCGGCGAAGCGCTGGATGCCGTGGCCGCGCCAGACGTCCCGCTCCGTCACGCCGGTGAGCACCTTGTGCAGCCGTACGTACTCGGCCAGTTTGGCCTTGGCACGGACTCCCGAAGCGAATCGCAGCACGAACCCCTCGGCATCGGTTCCGGTGGCCGTCCGGCCGCCGGGGAGCCGGTTGGACTCGGCCAGCGCCAGGAGTTCGGCGAGCGGCATGGCGGGCCACACGGTCACGACGGAGCCGATGGTCTTCCAGCCGACGGCGGCCTCGTCCAGCGGGACCTCGCGGCCGTCCTTGGCGAAGGCGGCGAGCAGCACCAGGTCGCGGCGGTCCCCGTAGTCGACGACGATCCGGTTCTGCGGGTACAGGATCTCGGCGAGGTAGGTCACTCCGGGCACCAGCGAGGACGTGTCCCTGCCGTCGAGCAGCCGCTGCGCCCAGGTGGCCTGGGTGCTGATGAACGAGCCCTTGGACGCGACCCGCCAGCGGCCCGCGTAGTGGAACACCACGGCGAGGCTTCCGTCGACCTTGTCGTACACCTCGAACGGCTCGTCCGGGAGGGCGGGCGCGTGGGGCAGACCGGCCTCGTGCTCACCGACGTTGAAGAACTTCGGCAGCGGCAGGGCCACGACCTCGCCGGTCTCGTCGTCGGCGACGAGACCGCGGCAGCGCGTGGTCACCCGGTTCCAGATCCGCTCGTACTGGCACGTCCTCGTGTACGTGTAGATCGACAGCGGCAGTCGGGGGTGGCCCTTTCGGGTCACGTGCCCCGCGTCGATGGCCTCCGCCAATTCCTGCGGCGGCAGCAGCTCATGGAGAGTCAGGTTCGCCCGGCTCATGCGTCCTCCCGTTCGTGAGCCTTGATTCTCGGCTGCGGAAGGCGTACTTGCGTACTGAATTAGCGCACACGACCGTCACGGAGACGCAGGTCACGGCACCGGCGGGGTCGGCGGGTCGGGCACGTGCGA is a window encoding:
- a CDS encoding helix-turn-helix transcriptional regulator → MSATSRDDVVRSVFSTTDAEQGRAYLASAYGTDIRMGAPTTSSRAPFRHERRATAELALDSVRIPAEAHYFLEPGPHLLMTQLLSGRQDVDCAGTDTRWVKGDVMPAGRPDMPHRTHADHVESRTARMEPELLRDVAGLGEEEPREPMRMPRPQEPAPAAHAAVWEAATHRAWDLLGEDSAAGTLLSRDAAARMVAAVALSMFPNSYTEHDPLASGTGNVGEATVDRAAQYIHDHAHRPITLTDLAAAAGVSARTLHDGFRHFHDTTPMGYLRRVRLERAHRELRTAEPGEGESVETIAARWGWGDPHAFSAVYGRAYGTPPSRTLTASGLLHD
- a CDS encoding YihY/virulence factor BrkB family protein, translated to MTRRSGPADDTGREAGHEAGDREDRDRHGPAEAVRRRAPDEPTGMPRKSWAAVVRGTIKEFREDELIDRAAALTYYGILSLFPALLLLVALLGAAGERLTTQILDMVRQLAPGPAREILTGAVQQLQGNTGLGSALAVIGLVTALWAASGYVGAFIRASNTVYDVPEGRPLWKVARLRLGLTVVLMVLAVVSGAIVVFTGGLARRTGEGLGIEETTVTVWSIAKWPVLVVLVTLMIALLYWAAPNARGHGFKWITSGSALAVLIWLAASGGFALYASRFGSYNRIYGTLAGVIIFLVWLWITNLAILLGLEFDAELARQRAIAGGHPADAEPYVEPRDTSAWSEEDERRAGC
- a CDS encoding AfsR/SARP family transcriptional regulator — its product is MPSNGDLSTHGTPLRFAVLGPLRAWRGDERLDLGPVRQQALLAALLLRPGTTVSRQQLLDGVWGPEPPGTGAKVIPVYVHQLRRRLAPEAGSTSGAVIVTDRGGYRLDARSVRTDVARLREIVEEAHSARDSGDLAAAVSAWSAALNLFHGEPLSALPGPFAEAERLRLTEYGLVLVRDKVGCQLRLGRHAEVVAELFALSATHPHNESVAALLMRALYAADRQADALSVFAKVRRRLVEEQGVEPGGELRRVHEAVLRADEALLVGAPPPASRSADRRPPAAPPLRCLRDELPVDVSGFTGRDHELDALLAPMDEQAVTVRAVDGMAGVGKTALVVRAARAVRDRFPDGCLFVDLGGHRPGREPAVQERVLRRLLRAVGDLTEGGDDPSGDVEGLAASWRAATAFLRLMVVFDDARAAQQVRPLLPAGPGSLVLVTSRRRLTGLDVDRRISLAPLETDEAEALLTGVVGGTGSDPERAAVRELARLCDRLPLALRVVGARMQSRPLWALERMVVRLADDEHRLAELAVEDRSVEAAFQVSYDQLPDAQGRAFRVLGLSPTVSFDRLTLAALLGLPPSAAERVLESLVEASLVQEAVTGRHRLHDLVAVYARRVAAAHPAEAAAARAGVFRLYVAAARRASDWGPVAFPTGPRADTAPFAHGEEATAWLDAAGGELVDVVAQAAAAGHVDDAGRIAEGLCDYFTRQGRYHECRAAVEIVLPLTEQLTDQRMVSQLRTCMGIAYGLQGHYGQARRWLGEALRISRRTGDVLEQARALGSLGIFANAAGEPAEAAALLAESADLSRAVDDDWLAVMYLANVGAVHHQVGEKDEAQECYAAAVGLAERIGRPRILSKTLFRMGTLQLDRGHHVQAADALTRAAELAERVGDTPLLAAVLGRLAAAEECLGNPAGAARFHAEARAAVGGRPGAGLKAEIRNRLGWHQAATEDLVQARDRFERAVARSRTASGEPA
- a CDS encoding DUF5133 domain-containing protein, translating into MLMAHPAVLDNLVEQYETLRLLHAENGSEPVRRRMEDVAYTLCVSTGTSDVDAALIAARFHLPGARPEDDSVLST
- a CDS encoding DUF6343 family protein; translated protein: MSHRTGTEPVTARSALTLRLVLSLVAVPVFVAGTVLFAAWAGASGPLDSPTPGVLVALAVVCGVLALVAAVDLLVVGRRLSHGKHDGRHTG
- the tgmB gene encoding ATP-grasp ribosomal peptide maturase, coding for MTTRPIGPVLVLTSLHDVTADVVLRILAERQVPVVRLDPGTDLHTGAALTATYRTGDQRGTLRTPTRELDLAEVRSVWTRRPSPYEGPPELGAQERRFAASQSLWGVGGILASLPGAHYVNHPWSNRAAEYKPAQLATARRSGLSVPSTLITNDHEHAREFAARHSGAVVYKPLWNTPFAIDGRARQVWVREVRPHEITPAVAVCPHLFQAKVEKAFDVRLTAVGSRVFAVRIDSPDLDWRQRQSLMECTPIAVPARIARSVSVYLTTFRLVFGAFDFAVTPAGDWYFLECNPNGQWAWQPDPVTDSIGHAIADELLGATRR
- the tgmA gene encoding putative ATP-grasp-modified RiPP, translating into MTTRNAGAPWGVTRMAPYAETRPVPLLTAVIDPETQMAVVIDEHGQAVELHHQTGSGTSSSTSTGWADSYDSDSSSDSDHD
- a CDS encoding phosphatase domain-containing protein codes for the protein MPVVHVMTGLPASGKTTAARELQAGAEGRMRRVNLDDLRRMLDVPAPERGRSHAHEQTVLAIQDAAVRAAVEGGFDVVVDNTHLTPHIPKRLKAAVAGQATFVVHDFTDVPVEECVRRDAGRERAVGEEIIRILAEKHVKATRGGWRLTAEWLNDQPAVEPYAADPALPTAVMCDIDGTLALRGDRGPYDFTRCEEDLLNVPVRDALGSFRRADGDVIVLLSGRGEEHRERTEAWLARYDVPYDELWMRAAGDHRRDDVVKAELFDRHVRSRFAVRVSLDDRDRVVAVWRRMGLPTWQVNYGTF
- a CDS encoding RNA ligase yields the protein MSRANLTLHELLPPQELAEAIDAGHVTRKGHPRLPLSIYTYTRTCQYERIWNRVTTRCRGLVADDETGEVVALPLPKFFNVGEHEAGLPHAPALPDEPFEVYDKVDGSLAVVFHYAGRWRVASKGSFISTQATWAQRLLDGRDTSSLVPGVTYLAEILYPQNRIVVDYGDRRDLVLLAAFAKDGREVPLDEAAVGWKTIGSVVTVWPAMPLAELLALAESNRLPGGRTATGTDAEGFVLRFASGVRAKAKLAEYVRLHKVLTGVTERDVWRGHGIQRFAGRPAKQLAQALNCSAADIEASGGRPLDALLEQVPDEFDAWVREVIARIDTEVAERERAIDDAYRSIAHLAGDRGAFARAAKTLPDPAVRPAMFQRLDGRPTELMTYRSVRPEASDPFTSDEEN